From a region of the Neobacillus niacini genome:
- a CDS encoding CitMHS family transporter, whose amino-acid sequence MNKMNKNYLIYVNNFILVTFSHLNISIIFNLLTKEVRTMLAILGFLMIITFMILIMTKRLPAMIALIVIPVVFALLGGFGKEMGPMALEGIKSVAPTGIMILFAILFFGIMIDAGVFDPIISTILKVVKGDPVKIAIGTAVLALLISLDGDGTTTYMITISAMLPLYKRIGMKPLILAGIAVSASGVMNLLPWGGPTARAMTALHLEMSDVFTPVIPSMAGGIIFVLFMAYFLGRKERKRVGILQIDYNTMAMTAATSEDAYLKRPKLILINYLITITLLVALINEVLPTTVLFMLGFALAITINYPKLSDQKERIANYADNALSVVSMVFAAGIFTGILTGTKMVDSMANSMISYIPDVLGSHFALITAIISAPLTFFMSNDAFYYGVLPLLAKAASVYGIDPEFLARASLLGQPVHLLSPLVPSTYLLVGMVGEDFGDLQRAFLKWACGSTLVMMAVAILLSIIPF is encoded by the coding sequence ATGAACAAAATGAACAAAAACTATTTAATTTACGTTAATAACTTTATTTTGGTAACGTTTTCACATCTGAATATTTCGATTATATTTAATTTACTAACAAAAGAGGTGAGGACGATGCTTGCAATATTAGGGTTTTTGATGATTATCACTTTTATGATTTTAATTATGACTAAACGCCTTCCTGCTATGATTGCGCTTATAGTGATTCCAGTGGTTTTTGCATTACTTGGCGGATTTGGTAAGGAAATGGGGCCAATGGCGCTCGAAGGGATAAAAAGTGTTGCCCCAACAGGAATTATGATCCTGTTTGCTATACTCTTTTTCGGTATCATGATTGATGCAGGAGTATTTGATCCGATTATTTCGACTATCTTAAAAGTTGTAAAGGGCGATCCAGTTAAAATAGCCATCGGAACCGCCGTTCTTGCACTATTAATATCCCTTGACGGGGATGGAACTACTACATACATGATTACGATTTCTGCCATGTTACCTTTGTATAAACGTATTGGTATGAAACCGTTAATTCTTGCTGGAATCGCTGTATCGGCTTCAGGTGTCATGAACCTTCTTCCATGGGGTGGACCAACTGCTAGAGCAATGACGGCATTACATCTTGAGATGTCGGATGTTTTTACGCCGGTCATACCTAGCATGGCGGGTGGAATAATATTCGTATTGTTCATGGCCTATTTCCTAGGGAGAAAAGAGCGGAAACGAGTTGGCATCCTGCAGATTGATTACAATACGATGGCGATGACGGCTGCTACATCAGAAGATGCCTACCTAAAACGTCCTAAGTTAATTCTTATTAACTATTTAATTACAATTACTCTATTAGTTGCACTAATCAACGAGGTGTTGCCAACAACTGTATTATTTATGCTTGGATTTGCTTTGGCGATCACGATCAATTATCCAAAATTAAGTGATCAAAAAGAACGAATTGCAAATTATGCAGATAATGCGTTATCGGTAGTTTCTATGGTTTTTGCTGCAGGTATTTTTACTGGTATCTTAACGGGTACAAAAATGGTCGATTCTATGGCAAACTCCATGATTTCATATATTCCAGATGTACTTGGTTCCCATTTTGCACTTATTACCGCGATAATCAGTGCCCCTTTAACATTCTTTATGTCAAATGATGCCTTTTACTATGGTGTTTTGCCATTGCTTGCCAAAGCAGCAAGTGTTTATGGAATTGATCCTGAGTTCCTAGCACGAGCATCACTATTGGGGCAGCCTGTCCATTTATTAAGCCCGCTTGTACCTTCAACATACTTATTAGTCGGTATGGTGGGAGAAGATTTTGGGGACTTACAGCGCGCATTCCTTAAATGGGCATGTGGTTCAACTCTTGTTATGATGGCCGTTGCAATACTATTGTCAATTATTCCTTTTTAA
- a CDS encoding response regulator — translation MDKIKAAIAEDDFRIADIHEKFLDKFKEIDVIGKSLNGEQTLQLLEQKTPDLLLLDVYMPDMLGSELLPTIRENFPKVSIIMITAATDKVFLEKALRYGVENYLIKPVSRERFDEVIQEFIKKHSLLSASQEVNQNYVDLLFRKGKSEDSAKSIGLPKGIDEITLGKVKAVFNGRREGLSAEDVGKEIGASRITARRYLEYLSSIQEVRTEVVYGIVGRPEKKYYPIK, via the coding sequence TTGGATAAGATAAAAGCGGCTATAGCGGAAGATGATTTTCGAATAGCGGATATACATGAGAAATTTTTAGATAAGTTTAAGGAAATAGACGTGATTGGAAAATCATTGAATGGTGAGCAGACTTTGCAATTATTAGAGCAGAAAACCCCTGACTTACTGCTTCTAGATGTATATATGCCGGATATGCTAGGTTCTGAGTTACTCCCCACTATCCGGGAGAATTTCCCCAAAGTCAGTATTATAATGATCACAGCAGCAACTGATAAAGTTTTCCTTGAAAAAGCTCTGAGGTATGGAGTTGAGAATTACTTAATCAAACCTGTTAGCAGGGAAAGATTCGATGAAGTGATACAGGAATTTATTAAAAAACACTCGCTTCTTTCGGCTTCCCAAGAAGTAAATCAGAATTATGTAGACCTTCTATTTCGTAAAGGAAAAAGTGAAGATTCAGCAAAGAGTATCGGATTGCCAAAAGGAATTGATGAAATCACGCTTGGAAAAGTTAAGGCTGTATTCAACGGTAGAAGAGAAGGTCTTTCCGCAGAAGATGTTGGTAAGGAAATTGGTGCATCAAGGATAACTGCACGAAGGTATTTGGAATATCTCTCCTCCATACAGGAAGTAAGGACAGAAGTAGTTTATGGAATTGTTGGAAGGCCGGAAAAGAAATATTATCCAATAAAGTGA
- a CDS encoding sensor histidine kinase has protein sequence MRTIKVSLQTKIFGLVLSLGLLLIILMSGFYSYMESKQIEENKGRLALELSKTVSFMPTIIDAFQSSDPSKTIQPIAEKIRKETGAEFVVIGNRDGIRYSHPLKTKIGLKMTGGDNERALVQGEYYISKAEGTLGPSIRGKSPIFNHQGEIIGIVSVGYLLEDVKQQIINNLRRVLIVSFIALLISLLGSVLLGRNIRRDTMGLEPYEIASQYKEKNAVLHAVKEGILAIDKEGYITMMNQQAKRLLHLQGTVRNMKVDGLFPSNYLYEVLRTGNSQSDKEMVWNDKTIIVNSTPIVDENGIKGVVASFRDKTEIEQMLNTISEVKRYSEDLRAQTHEFTNKLYVLLGLLQLGEYNEAINMIQSETQTLQFQNSVVFNQIKDPKVQAILLGKLGKASEKKIQFEIISDSYLDCLPSHIKLSNLIVILGNLIDNAFEAVLECEMPMVTFFATDIGRDIIFEISDNGKGISPVEFPLLFERGYTSKKSSEPRGFGLSNAEESVLELNGIIEVQSNLENGTVFTVYLPKNLQGDGNFG, from the coding sequence CTGAGAACAATAAAAGTTTCCCTACAAACAAAAATATTCGGGCTGGTTCTCTCACTAGGTTTATTGTTAATCATCCTAATGTCAGGATTTTATAGTTATATGGAAAGTAAACAAATTGAGGAGAATAAGGGAAGGCTGGCATTGGAATTATCGAAAACCGTCTCATTTATGCCGACTATTATCGATGCTTTCCAATCGAGCGACCCTTCTAAAACGATACAGCCGATAGCAGAGAAAATACGAAAAGAAACAGGTGCGGAATTTGTAGTCATTGGAAATAGAGATGGTATACGATATTCGCATCCTTTGAAAACAAAAATCGGGCTAAAAATGACAGGTGGAGATAATGAAAGAGCACTTGTTCAAGGTGAGTATTATATCTCGAAGGCAGAGGGTACGCTAGGGCCATCTATTAGAGGGAAATCCCCTATTTTTAATCATCAGGGGGAGATTATCGGTATCGTTTCAGTAGGATATCTACTTGAAGATGTCAAGCAGCAAATCATAAATAATCTTAGAAGAGTGCTCATTGTTTCTTTCATTGCCCTTTTGATTTCACTTTTAGGTAGTGTTTTACTCGGACGCAATATCCGCAGGGATACGATGGGACTTGAGCCGTACGAAATCGCTTCTCAATATAAAGAGAAAAACGCTGTCCTGCATGCGGTAAAAGAAGGCATCTTAGCAATTGATAAAGAAGGCTACATTACGATGATGAATCAGCAGGCAAAACGGCTTCTACATCTTCAGGGAACAGTCAGAAATATGAAAGTGGATGGGTTATTTCCCTCTAATTATTTGTATGAGGTATTACGAACGGGAAACTCTCAATCGGATAAAGAGATGGTCTGGAATGATAAAACGATTATCGTTAATAGTACTCCGATTGTTGATGAAAATGGTATTAAGGGGGTTGTTGCTTCCTTTCGTGACAAAACAGAAATAGAGCAAATGCTAAATACTATATCTGAAGTAAAAAGATATTCGGAAGATCTTCGTGCCCAAACGCATGAATTTACCAATAAATTATATGTGTTATTGGGTCTGCTTCAACTTGGTGAATATAACGAGGCAATAAATATGATCCAAAGCGAAACCCAAACACTGCAATTTCAGAATTCAGTCGTTTTTAACCAGATCAAAGATCCCAAAGTGCAGGCAATCCTTTTAGGGAAATTAGGAAAAGCATCAGAAAAGAAAATACAGTTTGAGATTATTTCAGACAGCTATTTGGATTGTTTACCGTCCCATATTAAACTCTCAAACTTGATCGTAATCCTTGGAAACTTAATAGATAATGCCTTTGAAGCCGTCTTAGAATGTGAGATGCCCATGGTTACGTTTTTCGCTACAGATATCGGTCGAGATATTATATTTGAGATTTCAGACAATGGGAAGGGAATAAGTCCAGTAGAATTTCCTCTTCTTTTTGAAAGAGGGTATACCTCGAAAAAAAGCAGTGAACCGCGAGGATTTGGATTATCTAATGCTGAAGAATCAGTATTGGAATTGAATGGAATTATCGAGGTGCAAAGCAACCTAGAAAATGGAACTGTTTTTACAGTTTATCTACCAAAGAATTTGCAAGGGGATGGGAATTTTGGATAA
- a CDS encoding response regulator, giving the protein MKGKRDIEVLIVEDDLRIAEIQKRFLEQIEGFQTVGIAASYLEAKTLLDILKPDLLLLDVYFPDMNGIDLLKETKQQSKQMDVIMITATKEINRVQEAISIGVFDYIIKPVVFDRFRQSLLRYKEYYGNFLQLGKDNTHVTQQQVDKLLRKVADGAGNEKSYLPKGIDPLTLEKVMEVLGKVEYGLTAESVAKEIGVSRTTARRYLEHLVYNESIEADLSYGTVGRPERVYMVLSKATKN; this is encoded by the coding sequence ATGAAGGGGAAAAGAGATATTGAAGTTTTAATTGTCGAGGATGACTTAAGGATAGCAGAAATACAAAAGAGGTTTCTTGAACAAATCGAAGGCTTTCAAACGGTTGGCATAGCAGCCAGTTATCTGGAGGCGAAAACCCTATTGGATATTTTGAAGCCGGACTTACTTTTGTTAGATGTCTATTTTCCCGATATGAACGGAATTGATTTACTAAAAGAAACAAAACAACAATCGAAACAAATGGATGTTATTATGATTACAGCCACAAAAGAAATTAATAGAGTTCAAGAGGCTATTAGTATAGGCGTGTTTGATTATATTATTAAACCGGTAGTTTTTGACCGATTTAGGCAATCCCTACTTCGATATAAGGAGTACTATGGAAATTTTTTGCAGTTAGGAAAAGATAATACACATGTGACTCAGCAGCAGGTGGACAAGCTATTGCGGAAAGTAGCGGATGGTGCTGGAAATGAAAAGTCTTACCTTCCGAAAGGAATCGATCCTCTAACATTAGAAAAAGTAATGGAGGTTCTCGGGAAGGTTGAATATGGACTAACAGCTGAGAGTGTTGCGAAAGAAATAGGTGTAAGCAGAACAACCGCTAGAAGATACCTTGAACATTTAGTTTATAATGAAAGTATAGAGGCCGATTTATCTTACGGAACTGTCGGTCGACCAGAACGTGTCTATATGGTTTTAAGCAAAGCAACTAAGAATTAA
- a CDS encoding sensor histidine kinase — MRLHSKLMLVILLLIISIGVIFEVTFKNIMETNLKHEIGSKALSVAQSIANMPDIREAFQAENPAAAIQPIAESIRKQVGAEFIVIGNRNEIRYSHPNPKRLGQKMVGGDNGLVFKGESVISESTGTLGPSLRGKAPIFSQGEVIGVVSVGYLQTDIEKEVSVIQKKIFFATLLILVGGLLAALLISLNIKKAMFGLEPKEIAWMYQEKHAILESIHEGIIAIDTDGRITVVNETAHKILKVPNEILLRGKRIEEVLENTNLLEVVRKGQAEYDKEIIIFGDVFLANRIPIFNKKGVVIGAVASLRNKSELAQLLQELSHVKAYAEGLRAQTHEYSNRLYTLLGLIQLGSYKEAIDFISKEVDVTQGFIQFLMKEIPDPIIAGFILGKVSLASELKVDFSIDRESSFKDIPYEISRDSLVTIIGNLVNNAFEAVRENEKEEKKVALFLTDLGKELIIEVEDNGKGIDIKNNEQVFKEGYTTKNTKSNAGLGLSLVQKAIKGLGGYVTFSSNIGEGTIFTVAIPKSRGNVYEGEKRY, encoded by the coding sequence GTGCGGTTACATTCGAAATTAATGCTAGTCATTCTTCTTCTAATTATCTCAATCGGAGTTATTTTTGAGGTAACTTTTAAAAATATAATGGAAACCAATCTTAAACATGAAATAGGCTCTAAAGCCTTATCTGTTGCTCAATCGATTGCAAATATGCCAGATATCAGGGAGGCATTTCAAGCGGAAAATCCTGCGGCGGCTATCCAGCCAATCGCAGAAAGTATTCGTAAACAGGTTGGGGCAGAATTTATTGTTATCGGGAATAGGAATGAAATTCGATATTCGCATCCCAATCCGAAGCGACTAGGACAAAAAATGGTTGGGGGAGATAATGGTCTTGTTTTTAAAGGAGAATCTGTCATCTCAGAATCTACCGGGACACTAGGTCCGTCTCTACGGGGTAAAGCACCCATCTTTAGCCAGGGAGAAGTGATTGGCGTTGTTTCAGTTGGTTATCTACAGACGGATATTGAAAAGGAAGTTTCGGTGATACAGAAAAAAATCTTTTTTGCTACACTGCTTATTTTAGTAGGAGGACTACTAGCAGCTTTACTCATTTCTTTAAATATCAAAAAGGCAATGTTTGGACTAGAACCGAAAGAAATTGCCTGGATGTACCAAGAAAAACATGCGATATTAGAGTCTATTCATGAAGGAATTATTGCAATCGATACCGATGGGCGAATCACTGTAGTGAATGAAACCGCTCATAAAATTTTGAAAGTTCCAAATGAGATTCTGCTTCGTGGAAAAAGAATTGAAGAGGTTTTAGAAAATACGAATCTCCTAGAGGTGGTTCGAAAAGGTCAGGCGGAATATGATAAAGAAATTATCATCTTTGGGGATGTATTTTTGGCAAATCGGATTCCGATTTTTAATAAGAAAGGTGTTGTGATTGGGGCAGTCGCGAGTTTGCGTAATAAGTCAGAGTTAGCCCAGTTACTGCAAGAATTATCTCATGTAAAAGCATATGCAGAAGGATTACGTGCACAAACCCACGAATACTCTAATCGTCTCTATACCCTGCTAGGCTTGATTCAGCTTGGCTCATATAAAGAAGCCATTGATTTTATCTCAAAAGAAGTGGATGTCACTCAGGGATTCATTCAATTTTTAATGAAGGAAATACCTGATCCTATTATTGCAGGTTTTATATTAGGAAAGGTAAGTCTAGCGAGCGAATTGAAAGTTGATTTTTCAATAGATAGAGAGAGTAGCTTTAAAGATATCCCATATGAAATCAGCAGAGATTCATTAGTAACCATTATTGGCAACCTTGTCAACAATGCTTTTGAAGCAGTCAGGGAGAATGAAAAAGAAGAGAAAAAAGTCGCACTGTTCCTAACCGACCTTGGTAAGGAGTTGATTATTGAGGTAGAAGATAACGGGAAGGGGATAGATATTAAAAATAATGAACAGGTTTTTAAAGAAGGCTATACAACAAAGAATACGAAGAGTAATGCAGGTCTTGGGCTTAGTCTAGTTCAAAAGGCAATTAAGGGCTTAGGTGGATATGTCACATTTTCATCAAATATTGGGGAAGGAACGATTTTTACTGTGGCGATACCAAAAAGCAGGGGGAATGTGTATGAAGGGGAAAAGAGATATTGA
- a CDS encoding tripartite tricarboxylate transporter permease, protein MSTLDYLFQGFGTALIWYNILFAFVGVLIGTAVGVLPGIGPMSGVALLIPVTASITGGLPPENAATSAIILLAGVYYGAMYGGSTTSILLNTPGESSSVVTTLDGYQMAKKGRAGSALSISAIGSFVAGIITLVALIALAKPLSTVALKFGPAEYFSLMLLGLGAVSGLAGKSVTKALIMTVFGLLLGTIGIDNVSGIARFTFNVPWLYQGIEFLTIAVGLFAVGEVFKTILEKEEEDTEIAKINNLLPSKAELKESAGPIARGSLLGFFVGILPGAGATLASFFSYILEKKISKTPSKFGTGTIAGVAAPESANNAASGGAMIPLLTLGIPGSGTTAILMGALMMYNVQPGPLLFEDHPQVAWGLIASMFIGNIMLLILNLPLVKVFAKIIQTPKQFLIPMIIAISIFGVYAVQVSTYDLLLLLGCGLLGYFLSKNDYPIAPLVLGLVLGPMVENNLRRALTISNGDFSVFFTRPISLVFLIITFLWLLIPFLMKRRGKDVIINIEG, encoded by the coding sequence ATGAGTACACTAGATTATTTATTTCAGGGATTCGGAACGGCACTTATTTGGTATAATATCCTCTTTGCCTTTGTTGGGGTCTTAATTGGGACCGCTGTCGGTGTGCTTCCGGGGATTGGACCGATGAGCGGCGTTGCCCTTCTCATTCCAGTAACGGCTTCCATTACGGGAGGACTCCCACCAGAAAATGCAGCAACCAGCGCGATTATTCTGCTCGCCGGAGTCTATTATGGAGCAATGTATGGCGGATCAACCACTTCCATTCTATTAAATACTCCAGGAGAATCCTCCTCGGTCGTTACGACATTGGACGGTTATCAGATGGCGAAAAAAGGAAGAGCAGGAAGTGCCTTATCCATTTCGGCGATCGGTTCTTTTGTGGCGGGGATTATAACCCTTGTAGCACTGATTGCCTTAGCAAAACCATTGTCAACAGTAGCACTTAAATTTGGGCCAGCCGAATATTTTTCCTTAATGCTATTAGGACTGGGGGCTGTCAGTGGATTAGCTGGTAAATCGGTAACAAAAGCTTTAATTATGACAGTTTTCGGTTTATTACTTGGGACAATTGGAATCGACAATGTATCTGGTATTGCTAGATTTACCTTTAATGTTCCATGGTTATATCAGGGAATCGAGTTTTTAACGATTGCAGTAGGATTGTTTGCAGTTGGTGAGGTTTTTAAAACCATTTTGGAAAAAGAAGAGGAAGATACCGAAATAGCAAAGATTAATAATTTACTTCCATCTAAAGCTGAGCTAAAAGAATCCGCGGGACCAATTGCTCGCGGTTCGCTCTTAGGCTTCTTTGTCGGCATACTACCAGGTGCTGGGGCAACACTAGCTTCCTTCTTTTCCTATATTCTTGAAAAAAAGATTTCAAAAACACCTTCCAAGTTTGGAACAGGAACCATTGCAGGTGTTGCGGCACCAGAATCGGCGAATAACGCGGCATCAGGCGGGGCGATGATCCCATTATTAACATTAGGTATACCAGGTTCAGGTACTACGGCTATATTAATGGGGGCATTGATGATGTATAACGTCCAGCCGGGGCCGTTATTATTTGAAGACCATCCTCAAGTCGCGTGGGGACTGATTGCCAGCATGTTTATCGGGAACATTATGCTCTTAATTTTAAATCTCCCACTTGTCAAAGTGTTTGCGAAAATTATTCAAACACCAAAGCAATTCTTGATTCCTATGATTATTGCTATCTCGATTTTTGGGGTCTATGCAGTTCAAGTATCAACTTACGATCTCTTACTTTTATTAGGATGTGGACTTCTTGGCTATTTTTTAAGCAAGAACGATTATCCAATCGCCCCTCTCGTTCTTGGACTGGTGTTAGGGCCAATGGTAGAAAATAATTTACGAAGGGCTTTAACGATTTCAAATGGGGATTTCAGTGTATTCTTTACACGACCAATTTCACTCGTCTTTCTTATCATTACCTTCCTTTGGTTATTAATCCCATTCCTGATGAAGAGAAGAGGGAAAGATGTAATTATTAATATTGAAGGTTAA
- a CDS encoding tripartite tricarboxylate transporter TctB family protein produces the protein MVLKFDYIASTLFLAVGVLFIIGSKNLESSSYGSAVGPDIFPLILGSALVLLSIRLFYETFVTKNQQGTKEKLQYKPFLIIFVATFVYILTLETIGYVITTFLFLFVCFQTMERSKVIQSLIISACFSGLVYFLYVEVLKGTLPDWPIWF, from the coding sequence ATGGTATTAAAATTCGATTACATTGCATCAACATTGTTTCTTGCCGTAGGTGTTCTATTTATTATTGGGAGCAAGAATCTTGAAAGCTCGTCCTATGGAAGTGCAGTTGGGCCTGATATATTTCCATTAATTCTTGGAAGCGCACTCGTTTTATTAAGTATCCGTTTATTTTATGAAACATTCGTCACGAAGAATCAACAGGGGACGAAGGAAAAGTTACAGTACAAGCCTTTCTTAATCATTTTTGTTGCTACATTCGTTTATATATTGACGTTGGAAACGATCGGGTATGTAATCACTACCTTTCTATTTTTATTCGTTTGCTTTCAAACGATGGAACGTTCGAAAGTGATTCAATCCCTTATCATATCAGCTTGTTTTTCAGGACTTGTATATTTTTTATATGTAGAGGTTTTAAAAGGTACACTGCCAGACTGGCCAATTTGGTTTTAA
- a CDS encoding Bug family tripartite tricarboxylate transporter substrate binding protein, with product MFSMKKISAVMVAGALALSLGACSTSNETASPGKKEETTGYPTKAITVVAPSGAGGGWDLTARAFTKVLGETKIVDQPLTVENKPGGGGAVFMAEYATQQVENNDMLFVNSPPIVINNLKKEGNSPYGYKNTTPLAQLTKDFGAIVVKADSKFTDLKSVLEEVKKDPSKLTFAGGSAPGSMDHLISILPAYKYGVDPTKVKYVSYDGGGEAITALLGGNADVIGTDASSVKEFLKAGKVRVLAITSTERLTGDFKDVPTATEQGVDAEFTIWRGVFGPEKMSKEAKTYWEQAIDKLVNSPEWKKEVETQGWELEYKNSSDFKKFLEEQESQVQQLLTALGMQK from the coding sequence AAGCCCAGGAAAGAAGGAAGAAACTACTGGCTATCCAACGAAAGCCATTACAGTTGTCGCGCCATCAGGGGCAGGTGGCGGATGGGATTTAACCGCTCGAGCGTTTACGAAAGTGCTGGGTGAAACGAAGATAGTTGATCAGCCTTTGACGGTAGAGAACAAGCCAGGTGGCGGCGGTGCTGTTTTTATGGCTGAATATGCTACCCAGCAAGTTGAAAATAATGACATGCTCTTTGTCAATTCACCACCGATTGTGATTAACAATCTGAAAAAAGAAGGAAACAGTCCATATGGCTACAAAAATACAACACCATTGGCGCAGCTGACAAAAGATTTCGGTGCAATCGTTGTTAAGGCAGATTCGAAATTTACAGACTTAAAGTCAGTTTTGGAAGAGGTAAAGAAAGATCCTAGTAAATTAACGTTTGCAGGTGGATCGGCACCAGGTTCCATGGACCATTTAATTTCCATTCTCCCTGCTTACAAATATGGGGTGGACCCAACAAAAGTTAAATACGTTTCCTATGATGGCGGCGGTGAAGCAATTACGGCACTACTCGGTGGTAACGCAGATGTCATTGGTACTGATGCCTCAAGTGTTAAAGAATTTTTAAAGGCGGGCAAGGTGCGCGTGTTGGCGATTACCTCAACTGAGCGTTTAACGGGTGATTTTAAGGATGTTCCAACGGCAACAGAGCAGGGTGTAGATGCAGAGTTTACGATTTGGCGCGGGGTGTTTGGTCCGGAAAAAATGTCTAAGGAAGCCAAAACATATTGGGAACAAGCAATTGATAAGCTCGTTAACTCTCCTGAATGGAAAAAAGAAGTTGAGACGCAAGGCTGGGAATTGGAGTATAAAAACAGTTCTGATTTCAAAAAGTTTTTAGAAGAGCAAGAAAGCCAAGTCCAACAATTATTAACAGCATTAGGAATGCAAAAGTAA